Proteins co-encoded in one Malus domestica chromosome 09, GDT2T_hap1 genomic window:
- the LOC103453683 gene encoding IQ domain-containing protein IQM1-like: protein MVTLTSISFQSRKKTATSGAVSEEKTDMGSTNESNEVDKMIIEESLSPKKRKAGQLKLGTNVSFKKIEGKMDSFIEEVNPTISLPKPEDFLSPCHPSELQAAATKVQKFYKSYRTRRNLADCAVVVEELWWKALDFAALKRSSVSFFNSDKSETAVSRWSRARTRAAKVGKGLSKDEKAQELALRHWLEAIDPRHRYGHNLHLYYDVWFNSGSSQPFFYWLDVGDGKEENLEKCARTDLQRQCIKYLGPKEREAYEVIVHGGQLVYRQSRNLVNTAAGSKWIFVLGASRNMYVGEKKKGFFQHSSFLAGGATIAAGRLVACNGVLEAVWCYSGHYRPTEESFLEFISFLEEHKVDMTNVKKCPIDDDIPPSKPPKKVINTESTETKGSTSTNIANSQNEHNVDGVGTIVEEAPEFDSGRPLSCKWTTGAGPRIGCVRDYPAELQIQALEQVNLSPRVSASNAPIPSPRPSPKIHLSPRLTCMGLLNHH, encoded by the exons ATGGTCACACTGACATCCATCAGTTTCCAGTCCAGGAAAAAGACGGCGACATCTGGAGCAGTTAGCGAGGAGAAAACTGATATGGGCAGCACCAATGAATCTAATGAGGTAGATAAAATGATTATTGAAGAATCCTTGAGccccaagaaaagaaaagcagGCCAGTTAAAGCTAGGGACAAATGTTTCTTTCAAGAAAATAGAAGGAAAAATGGATAGTTTTATTGAGGAGGTCAATCCAACAATTTCCTTACCCAAGCCAGAAGATTTCCTTTCTCCATGCCATCCTAGTGAGCTTCAGGCAGCTGCAACCAAAGTGCAGAAATTTTACAAGAGCTACCGGACTAGGCGGAACCTTGCAGATTGCGCTGTTGTAGTCGAGGAGCTATG GTGGAAGGCATTGGACTTTGCTGCTCTTAAACGCAGCTCTGTGTCATTCTTTAACTCTGATAAATCAGAAACTGCTGTCTCCAGATGGTCGCGGGCTAGGACTCGGGCTGCCAAG GTTGGAAAGGGTTTGTCAAAGGATGAGAAGGCTCAGGAATTAGCTCTAAGACATTGGCTTGAAGCG ATTGATCCACGCCATCGTTACGGGCACAATCTGCACTTGTATTATGATGTCTGGTTTAACAGTGGGAGCTCTCAACCTTTCTTCTATTG GTTGGACGTTGGAgatggaaaagaagaaaatcttGAGAAGTGTGCTAGAACTGATTTGCAGCGTCAGTGCATCAAATACCTTGGACCG AAAGAGAGGGAAGCTTATGAAGTGATTGTACACGGCGGGCAGCTTGTGTACAGACAAAGTAGGAACCTTGTGAATACTGCTGCGGGTTCTAAATGGATCTTTGTCCTCGGCGCATCGAGGAACATGTACGTAGGGGAGAAGAAGAAAGGCTTTTTCCAACACTCCAGTTTTCTAGCAGGAGGTGCCACCATTGCAGCCGGGAGATTGGTTGCATGCAATGGGGTTCTCGAG GCTGTGTGGTGCTATAGCGGTCATTACCGCCCAACAGAAGAGAGTTTTTTGGAATTCATTAGCTTCCTAGAGGAGCATAAGGTGGACATGACAAATGTGAAG AAATGTCCTATCGATGATGATATTCCACCTTCGAAACCTCCGAAAAAAGTGATTAACACTGAGTCTACAGAAACTAAAGGCTCCACTTCCACTAATATAGCAAACAGTCAAAATGAACATAATGTGGATGGCGTCGGAACTATCGTTGAAGAAGCACCAGAATTCGACTCAGGCAGGCCTTTGTCTTGCAAATGGACTACCGGAGCCGGTCCTCGAATCGGATGTGTACGAGACTACCCAGCAGAGCTCCAAATTCAGGCACTTGAGCAGGTCAATCTATCACCAAGAGTTTCTGCCAGCAATGCTCCAATTCCTTCACCAAGACCAAGTCCAAAAATCCACCTGTCACCTAGGCTTACATGCATGGGACTGCTAAATCATCACTAG
- the LOC103453578 gene encoding protein IQ-DOMAIN 8-like: MGTPGKWLKSLINPKKATNFDQEKMGDKGKKKWKLWRSSSEGFGSPAKGGVKRSQVTASKTTSVDEALAAAMVALVRTQPKDFQVLKQEWAAIRIQAVFRGFLARQALRALRAVVRLQALFRGRQVRKQAAVTLRCMQALVRVQARVRAQRNSEEGQSVNDTLDEQFYQADPIKQAEQGWCDSPGTVSEVRAKLQMRQRGNIKRERAIAYSSQQRPRSASPYSRGKKTPKDVRHQKVAEKTSGWSWIEKWMAAKPWENRLMEEIHSLPSEVTHPYSRKSDGSVGFCPISSEQNSVKVTRNNVTTRVYAGPRTASPITRSSSTPSSDFLQDETSGSHSSTSSTLVSGNYLKVENVEEANVGKPGYMNLTQSTKAKQRTSNCFNMQRHSMEEYHYHNKSMGLLNDDTRSNGDSDLYPPVFAGRAERVRYR, translated from the exons ATGGGAACTCCAGGAAAATGGCTGAAATCACTTATCAATCCCAAAAAGGCCACCAATTTTGACCAA gAGAAGATGGGggacaaagggaagaaaaagtGGAAGCTATGGAGGAGTTCATCGGAAGGGTTTGGGTCACCGGCCAAAGGTGGGGTGAAGAGGAGCCAAGTGACGGCTTCAAAGACCACGTCGGTTGATGAAGCACTGGCAGCTGCAATGGTTGCTCTGGTCAGAACTCAGCCTAAAGATTTTCAGGTCCTCAAGCAAGAGTGGGCTGCTATTCGTATCCAAGCCGTGTTTCGCGGATTCTTG GCAAGGCAGGCTTTGAGGGCCTTGAGAGCAGTGGTAAGGCTTCAGGCTTTATTTCGTGGTCGGCAGGTTAGGAAGCAAGCCGCGGTTACACTGAGGTGCATGCAGGCACTTGTTCGAGTTCAGGCTCGAGTGCGAGCACAAAGAAACTCTGAAGAAGGGCAATCTGTGAATGACACATTGGATGAACAATTCTACCAAGCTGATCCCATTAAGCAGGCTGAG CAAGGATGGTGTGATAGTCCCGGAACGGTGAGTGAAGTTAGAGCAAAGCTTCAAATGAGACAAAGAGGAAACATAAAGAGGGAGAGGGCAATTGCATACTCCTCTCAACAG AGACCAAGATCTGCCAGTCCATATAGTAGGGGAAAAAAGACACCAAAGGATGTTAGACATCAGAAGGTAGCCGAAAAGACTTCAGGATGGAGTTGGATAGAAAAGTGGATGGCAGCCAAACCATGGGAAAACAGACTGATGGAAGAGATTCATAGCTTGCCATCGGAAGTGACTCATCCTTATTCTAGGAAAAGTGATGGCAGTGTTGGCTTTTGTCCAATTTCTTCTGAACAGAACTCGGTGAAAGTGACGAGGAACAATGTCACAACTAGGGTTTATGCTGGGCCTCGTACAGCAAGTCCTATTACTCGCTCATCTTCTACCCCGAGTTCTGATTTTTTACAGGATGAGACCTCAGGATCACATTCTTCTACGTCTTCAACTTTAGTGTCTGGCAACTACCTAAAGGTAGAAAATGTAGAGGAAGCTAATGTAGGGAAACCCGGTTACATGAATCTCACACAATCAACTAAGGCCAAGCAGAGAACTTCCAATTGTTTTAATATGCAGAGGCATTCCATGGAGGAGTATCATTATCATAACAAGTCAATGGGATTATTGAACGACGATACAAGGAGCAATGGCGATTCTGATCTGTATCCTCCAGTATTTGCTGGTAGAGCTGAGCGAGTAAGATATCGATGA